A window of Glycine soja cultivar W05 chromosome 2, ASM419377v2, whole genome shotgun sequence genomic DNA:
AAGCAACAAGAGGAAAAAAGCACCGCATTGGTTCCAGTTCTTTGGTTTGGACCTTTCTTTTGGCTCCTTCTCTCCCCTCGATACTCACAATttaccttctctctctctccatgcACATACAACAAGTCCaaccacaacaacaaacaacaaTCCAACGTAGTAACAAATGCAACAAGTTCACGTTTATTCATTCGTTCCTTCTTTCCCCAAAGTCAAAATATACTTCTCTTCTCACCCCCCACACACAcccctttttatctttttcatgaaatcttctttcttaatcatatttttcctaatatttattatttattatattaaaattgggACTTTACCTAAAGAATCCAAATACAGTTTCAATGCAACAAACCTAATATCGTTACCCCACATTTGTGTTGCTTCATCTTTCACATGCCACGCTTTCTTCTTAAACCAACGATTCCATTTCCACTAGCTAGAATAAATCTctatctctctttctctttctctttttctctctgtgTCTGAGTCCGCAACTATggtgcagcagcagcagcaccgCGTAGAGCAAGAGAAACGACCACGGTTCTTCATAAACGACAACATTGACATTCTCAGGGAAATCCTTAAACGCCTCGACGGTCCCTCGCTGGGAGTGGCGGCGTGCGTGTGCCGCCTGTGGTGCAGCCTGACGAGCAACGACGACTCGCTGTGGGAGCACCTGTGCTTCCGCCACGTGTCGTCTCCGCCACCGGCGTCGGTGAaggcggtggtggtggcgctGGGCGGGTACAAGAGGCTGTACATGGTGTGCGTGAGACCGGTGCTGAGTCG
This region includes:
- the LOC114403498 gene encoding F-box protein SNE-like — protein: MVQQQQHRVEQEKRPRFFINDNIDILREILKRLDGPSLGVAACVCRLWCSLTSNDDSLWEHLCFRHVSSPPPASVKAVVVALGGYKRLYMVCVRPVLSRLGDSERVRKRVWTRHEVQLSLSLFCIDSYERLGSGRIPSDASASSLMFLCNSVNV